The following coding sequences are from one Leptospira levettii window:
- a CDS encoding LEPBI_I1174 family sigma 54-regulated protein, producing MKSYHFALFFIISIGLWAEPQLDQSVEEILSHTRLSRIPMVIAELEERSAKKMESGDFLSARDDLKKAILLKQSIGMKDTEGNAHLLFQMAKLETKLGHSCEALHYTSLANQIVKRVGIRSDSYTLAQWNGKEVSPRKWETCQEVSWLQE from the coding sequence ATGAAGTCTTATCATTTCGCTCTCTTTTTCATCATTTCCATTGGTTTGTGGGCAGAACCTCAGTTGGACCAATCTGTGGAAGAAATCTTAAGCCACACTCGCCTTTCTCGTATCCCAATGGTCATCGCCGAATTGGAAGAACGATCGGCAAAAAAAATGGAATCAGGAGACTTCTTGTCTGCAAGAGATGATCTCAAAAAAGCAATTTTACTCAAACAATCAATCGGAATGAAAGATACAGAAGGAAACGCACATCTACTCTTCCAAATGGCAAAATTGGAAACAAAACTAGGTCACAGTTGTGAGGCACTTCATTATACTTCCCTTGCCAACCAAATTGTGAAACGAGTGGGAATCCGATCTGATTCCTATACATTAGCACAATGGAATGGAAAGGAAGTGAGTCCAAGGAAATGGGAAACATGCCAAGAGGTATCTTGGTTACAAGAATAA
- the msrB gene encoding peptide-methionine (R)-S-oxide reductase MsrB, giving the protein MENQNWKEVLTPLQYQVTREKGTERPFTGEYYAHKEKGTYLCVCCGEALFSSDSKYDSGSGWPSYYEPVRKEVIATETDKTHGMVRTEIMCQNCGAHLGHVFPDGPKPTGLRYCVNSASLKFQKKETETK; this is encoded by the coding sequence ATGGAAAATCAAAATTGGAAAGAGGTTCTCACTCCACTGCAGTACCAAGTGACACGCGAAAAGGGCACCGAACGGCCGTTCACTGGTGAATACTATGCTCACAAAGAAAAAGGTACGTATTTATGTGTGTGTTGTGGTGAGGCTTTGTTTTCTTCAGATTCTAAGTATGATTCTGGCAGTGGTTGGCCAAGTTATTATGAGCCAGTAAGGAAAGAAGTGATCGCAACGGAAACTGACAAAACCCACGGGATGGTTCGAACAGAAATCATGTGCCAAAATTGTGGAGCACACTTGGGCCATGTATTTCCTGACGGTCCCAAACCAACAGGACTTCGTTATTGTGTGAACTCTGCTTCTTTAAAATTTCAAAAAAAGGAAACTGAAACGAAATGA
- a CDS encoding glutamyl-tRNA reductase: MWSNLILLHSTDPISKPLDDSRLEVWKTCQRTLVFTDNRIFPMEGNERFFDGWEVYHGYDAYRFLLEVVSGLRSKLFGESEIQAQFRDRFREENTSGSNFGTSLLRLRDQILEHTKQIRSKYLVGIGRQTYGSVTESYLHNHKEVTLLGTGKLVDSILPYLVSKQKVVRLIGRNQNRLQELSALYPISTYHWEDYKPNNEAIIIASSFLPFNWDEMIKSSSIILDFRENKIENKNYDHYIPLSQILNDLHETDEQIQAVKMDLQYYLTELTREREEEQLHIMNGWEDLLV; encoded by the coding sequence ATGTGGTCAAACCTGATTCTACTCCATTCGACTGATCCCATCTCTAAACCTTTAGACGATTCTCGTCTAGAGGTTTGGAAAACTTGTCAAAGGACTCTTGTGTTCACTGACAATCGGATTTTTCCCATGGAAGGTAATGAACGTTTTTTTGACGGTTGGGAAGTTTACCATGGTTATGATGCCTATCGATTTTTACTCGAAGTGGTCTCGGGTCTACGATCCAAATTATTCGGAGAGTCAGAAATCCAAGCACAGTTTCGGGACCGTTTCCGTGAAGAAAATACAAGCGGTTCCAATTTTGGGACTTCACTACTCCGCCTCCGAGACCAAATTTTAGAACACACCAAACAAATCCGATCCAAGTATCTTGTTGGCATTGGCAGACAAACTTATGGAAGTGTTACCGAATCCTACTTACACAACCACAAAGAAGTCACCCTGCTCGGTACAGGTAAACTCGTAGATTCGATTTTGCCCTATCTTGTATCCAAGCAAAAAGTAGTTCGTTTGATTGGTCGTAACCAAAACCGACTCCAAGAACTAAGTGCCCTTTACCCTATCTCCACATACCATTGGGAAGATTATAAACCAAACAATGAAGCGATCATCATAGCTTCAAGTTTTTTGCCTTTTAACTGGGATGAGATGATCAAGTCATCATCAATCATTTTAGATTTTAGAGAAAATAAAATTGAGAACAAAAATTATGATCACTACATTCCACTTTCACAAATTCTAAATGACTTACACGAAACAGATGAACAAATCCAAGCAGTCAAAATGGATTTACAATACTATCTCACGGAACTCACAAGAGAACGGGAGGAAGAACAACTTCATATTATGAATGGATGGGAAGATTTACTTGTCTGA
- a CDS encoding hydroxymethylbilane synthase, whose translation MSETIKIGGRSSLLSRIQIHTVKQALKEKNKELNFETVFRESSGDKDLTTPLWQFAGQGIFTKDLQEDLLNHKLDIVIHSFKDMDLKERKDTTLIPILTREDVRDVLLFKKTKWINLPNEITILTSSPRREYHIKEFLKNYFPTPINNFEIKIESVRGNIQTRLRKYLDHESGGILVAKAALDRILNFQDNDNVLPELKEVKQLIRDTLNLSLFMVLPSSIFPSAPAQGALCAEIRKEDEHLKCLLTQIVDPETELTANEEREILSKYGGGCHQKIGVTVLKRDYGKVTFVRGITEQGEILYAKELADSPDLSFTKEEVWPPNAKMAARQRERLTYSIPKDVDVFVSRGYAFPLDLSVNPSNQILWSAGLSTWKDLALRGFWVNGTCDGLGESEPPEIDLILGRKPNFVKLTHMDSDKHSSVYPVIPTYFVSAPEIPIPFDTSKIKAAYWRSGSEFDIVTKRFPELLNVIHFVGPGSTFRKIKHALGEEGSKNKIFVSLSFESWAEKYIKQ comes from the coding sequence TTGTCTGAAACAATCAAAATAGGAGGTAGGTCCTCCCTACTCTCTCGCATTCAAATCCACACTGTCAAACAAGCGTTAAAAGAAAAAAACAAAGAGTTAAATTTCGAAACGGTGTTTCGAGAATCATCCGGAGATAAGGATTTAACAACTCCACTTTGGCAATTTGCTGGCCAAGGAATTTTCACTAAAGACCTCCAAGAAGACTTACTCAATCATAAATTGGACATTGTGATCCACTCTTTTAAAGATATGGATCTAAAGGAAAGAAAAGATACAACACTTATCCCTATTTTAACTCGTGAAGATGTACGTGATGTATTATTATTCAAAAAAACAAAATGGATCAATTTGCCAAATGAGATCACAATTCTAACATCTTCTCCTAGACGTGAATACCATATCAAAGAATTTCTGAAAAATTATTTTCCAACACCAATCAATAATTTTGAAATCAAAATTGAATCTGTACGTGGCAATATCCAAACGAGGCTTCGCAAATATTTAGATCATGAGTCCGGTGGTATTTTAGTAGCAAAAGCTGCTTTGGATCGAATCTTAAATTTCCAAGACAATGATAATGTACTACCTGAACTAAAAGAAGTAAAACAACTCATTCGCGATACATTAAATCTTTCCTTATTTATGGTTTTGCCTTCTTCTATTTTTCCTAGTGCACCCGCACAAGGTGCGTTATGTGCAGAAATCAGAAAAGAAGACGAACACCTTAAGTGTTTGTTAACTCAAATTGTTGATCCAGAAACCGAACTCACTGCAAACGAAGAACGAGAAATATTGTCCAAGTATGGTGGGGGTTGCCACCAAAAAATTGGAGTGACTGTTTTAAAAAGGGATTATGGGAAAGTCACTTTTGTGAGAGGAATCACAGAACAGGGAGAAATCCTATATGCGAAGGAACTAGCAGATAGTCCTGATTTATCTTTTACCAAAGAAGAAGTTTGGCCACCTAATGCAAAAATGGCGGCAAGGCAAAGAGAACGTCTCACTTATAGCATTCCAAAAGACGTTGATGTATTTGTTTCAAGAGGGTATGCGTTTCCCTTAGATTTATCAGTAAACCCAAGTAATCAGATATTATGGTCAGCTGGACTTTCCACCTGGAAAGACCTTGCTCTTCGTGGATTTTGGGTGAATGGAACTTGTGATGGACTCGGTGAAAGTGAACCTCCCGAAATTGATTTAATTTTAGGAAGAAAACCTAATTTTGTAAAACTGACCCATATGGATTCAGATAAACATTCTAGTGTTTATCCCGTGATTCCGACCTACTTTGTTTCAGCACCAGAAATACCAATCCCTTTTGACACATCGAAAATCAAAGCTGCTTACTGGAGAAGTGGATCTGAATTTGACATCGTAACCAAACGATTCCCAGAACTACTGAATGTAATCCATTTTGTTGGTCCAGGAAGCACGTTCAGAAAAATTAAACATGCGCTAGGTGAAGAAGGTTCTAAAAACAAAATTTTTGTTTCCTTATCTTTTGAATCTTGGGCAGAGAAGTACATCAAACAATGA
- the hemB gene encoding porphobilinogen synthase, whose amino-acid sequence MKTKSLRLRSNKYLRHLSESGSLNVNKMIQPLFLVEGINEKEPIKGLPDVYRDTNQTILKQIESDLKSGVSQFLLFMVPNEKSDTSFSKDFYQSNINQIKKTFPEMFLWLDTCICSVTTTGHCCHFHPKGTINLELTLKRLSELALIYADSGADGIAPSDMMDGRVLSHRKILDENNHSHVPIMSYSTKFKSHFYGPFRGAADSSPQFGDRSGYQLDVRDRDTAIQTSVRDKEEGADLLMVKPGMTAIDLIGPIKEKTGLPTGAYQVSGEYASLVYLAKEGFLDFEDGLKETWDVFRRAGSSFLITYGARIAKRIYS is encoded by the coding sequence ATGAAAACAAAATCCCTTCGACTTCGTTCCAATAAGTACTTACGCCATTTGAGTGAATCAGGTTCACTTAACGTAAATAAAATGATCCAACCATTGTTTTTAGTAGAAGGTATCAATGAAAAAGAACCCATCAAAGGTTTACCGGATGTGTATCGTGATACCAATCAAACAATATTGAAACAAATTGAATCAGATTTAAAATCTGGAGTTTCACAATTTTTACTCTTTATGGTGCCAAATGAAAAATCGGACACAAGTTTTTCAAAGGACTTTTACCAATCCAATATCAACCAAATTAAAAAAACTTTCCCTGAAATGTTTTTGTGGTTAGACACATGCATTTGTTCTGTTACAACAACGGGACATTGTTGTCATTTTCATCCAAAGGGAACTATCAATTTAGAGTTAACGTTAAAACGATTGTCCGAACTTGCTTTAATCTACGCTGATTCTGGTGCTGATGGAATTGCCCCTAGTGATATGATGGACGGACGTGTATTATCACACCGAAAAATTTTAGATGAAAACAATCATTCTCATGTTCCCATTATGAGTTATTCCACGAAGTTTAAAAGTCACTTTTACGGTCCTTTCCGAGGAGCAGCAGACTCCTCACCGCAGTTTGGTGACAGGAGTGGATACCAACTAGACGTTAGAGATAGAGACACTGCCATTCAAACATCTGTTCGTGACAAAGAAGAAGGTGCTGATTTACTGATGGTAAAACCAGGTATGACTGCTATCGACTTAATTGGTCCCATCAAAGAAAAAACGGGGCTTCCCACTGGTGCCTACCAAGTGAGTGGTGAATATGCAAGTTTGGTTTACTTAGCGAAAGAAGGATTTTTAGATTTTGAAGATGGTTTAAAAGAAACTTGGGATGTATTTCGTAGAGCAGGTTCTTCTTTTTTAATCACATACGGTGCAAGGATTGCAAAAAGGATATATTCATGA
- the hemL gene encoding glutamate-1-semialdehyde 2,1-aminomutase, protein MNSESLFERSKQVVPGGVHSPVRSFSSVGGTPVFFSEANGAYLKSVEGKNYIDYCLSFGPLLFGHRHPEIQEVVEDTVRKAWSFGACEPYSLELAEFITERIPWVEKIRFVNSGTEAVMSALRVARAATGRNKILKFDGCYHGHLDQLLVKSGSGLAGLSSSDSKGIGPEIIQNTLVLPLDDETKLEELFQREGSNIACLAIEPLPANYGLLPQRIEFLKKCRELTTKYGVLLLFDEVISGFRVSFQGMAGITGIVPDLVCYGKIIGGGFPVGAYAGKREFMDLVAPSGPVYQAGTLSANPIGMRAGLKTLTKAWNENPYPNLETTTKQFTDGIITLLKESGDPNWEAVTFGSLFWLKGKTEKPIRTIAEIPSSHKSNFATFFHKLLNQGVYLAPSGYEVGFLSTVHTKEIIDLTLEKIKQALKG, encoded by the coding sequence ATGAATTCTGAATCTTTATTCGAAAGATCAAAACAAGTAGTTCCTGGTGGAGTCCATAGCCCAGTAAGATCTTTTTCTTCCGTTGGTGGAACTCCCGTATTTTTTAGTGAGGCAAACGGCGCCTATCTTAAGTCAGTCGAAGGAAAAAACTATATCGACTATTGTTTGAGTTTTGGGCCACTTCTCTTTGGCCATAGACATCCTGAAATCCAAGAAGTTGTGGAAGATACTGTCAGGAAAGCCTGGTCTTTTGGTGCTTGTGAACCTTACTCCTTGGAACTTGCTGAGTTCATCACAGAAAGAATTCCATGGGTCGAAAAAATACGATTTGTAAACTCGGGAACGGAAGCTGTTATGAGTGCCTTACGTGTGGCAAGAGCTGCCACTGGACGAAACAAAATTCTGAAATTTGATGGTTGTTACCATGGCCACCTTGATCAACTTTTAGTGAAGTCAGGTTCGGGCCTTGCAGGCCTTAGTTCCAGTGATAGCAAAGGAATTGGACCTGAGATCATTCAAAACACACTTGTCCTCCCTTTAGATGACGAAACTAAGCTAGAAGAATTGTTCCAAAGAGAAGGATCAAATATCGCTTGTTTGGCGATTGAGCCATTACCTGCGAATTATGGTCTACTTCCACAAAGAATTGAGTTCTTAAAAAAATGCCGTGAACTAACGACTAAGTATGGAGTATTACTTTTATTTGATGAAGTGATTTCTGGTTTCCGAGTTTCTTTCCAAGGTATGGCTGGAATCACAGGAATTGTCCCTGATCTGGTCTGTTATGGAAAAATCATCGGAGGAGGATTTCCAGTTGGAGCTTATGCTGGAAAACGAGAATTTATGGACCTTGTGGCACCAAGTGGTCCTGTTTACCAAGCAGGGACTTTGTCTGCAAACCCAATTGGGATGCGAGCGGGGCTTAAAACCCTTACAAAAGCTTGGAATGAGAATCCGTATCCTAACCTGGAAACAACCACCAAACAATTCACAGATGGAATTATAACTCTACTAAAGGAATCTGGTGATCCCAATTGGGAAGCAGTAACGTTTGGAAGTTTGTTCTGGCTAAAAGGAAAAACAGAAAAACCGATCAGAACGATTGCGGAGATTCCAAGTTCTCACAAATCCAACTTTGCAACTTTTTTCCACAAACTACTAAACCAAGGTGTGTATCTAGCACCAAGTGGTTATGAGGTGGGATTCTTATCCACAGTCCATACGAAGGAAATCATCGATCTCACACTTGAAAAAATTAAACAGGCATTAAAGGGCTAA